From a region of the Gammaproteobacteria bacterium genome:
- the mreD gene encoding rod shape-determining protein MreD, translating into MALRKMDGRYRLVALTVFAAMILSALPIPQWAHVFWPEWVLLVVIYWCLAMPEKLNIKFAWFVGILSDLLEGSLLGQHALLYTLIAWLTTYFYQRLRLYPPHQQVFFIALLLLIYTMIAIWINSLRLRYSLEMDWSALLPVASSALMWPWVFAVLRHLRQKNYAGAQG; encoded by the coding sequence GTGGCGCTGCGGAAAATGGACGGGCGCTACCGGCTGGTGGCGCTGACGGTGTTTGCGGCGATGATATTGAGCGCGCTGCCGATACCGCAGTGGGCGCATGTCTTCTGGCCGGAATGGGTGCTGCTGGTGGTCATCTACTGGTGCCTGGCGATGCCGGAGAAACTCAACATCAAGTTCGCATGGTTTGTCGGCATCCTGAGCGACCTGCTTGAAGGTTCATTGCTGGGGCAGCACGCGCTGCTGTACACGCTGATTGCGTGGCTGACCACCTATTTCTACCAGCGCCTGCGCCTCTACCCGCCGCACCAGCAGGTTTTCTTCATCGCGCTGCTGCTGCTGATTTACACGATGATCGCCATCTGGATCAACAGCCTGCGGCTGCGCTACTCGCTGGAGATGGACTGGAGCGCGCTGCTGCCGGTCGCCAGCAGCGCGCTGATGTGGCCGTGGGTGTTCGCGGTGCTGCGGCACCTGCGCCAGAAAAACTACGCCGGCGCGCAGGGGTAG